A window of Costertonia aggregata contains these coding sequences:
- the infC gene encoding translation initiation factor IF-3, whose product MAIRKRFRPQPRRENKNPHNINEKILAPEVRLVGDNVEVGIYPIRKALDLSDELGLDLVEISPKAKPPVCKIIDYKKFLYEQKKREKVMKAKASKVVVKEIRFGPQTDDHDYEFKKRHAEKFLKDGAKLKAYVFFKGRSIVYKDQGEILLLRLASELEEIGKVEQMPRLEGKRMTMFIAPKTKK is encoded by the coding sequence ATAGCAATACGAAAAAGATTTAGGCCCCAACCTAGAAGGGAGAACAAAAACCCGCACAATATCAACGAAAAAATTCTTGCGCCAGAAGTAAGGTTGGTAGGAGATAATGTAGAAGTAGGTATATATCCCATACGAAAGGCCTTGGATTTATCCGATGAATTAGGTTTGGATTTGGTGGAAATTTCACCCAAAGCAAAGCCTCCGGTATGTAAGATCATAGATTATAAGAAGTTCTTGTACGAACAAAAAAAGCGCGAAAAGGTCATGAAGGCCAAGGCGTCCAAAGTCGTAGTAAAAGAAATCAGATTTGGTCCGCAGACCGATGACCATGATTATGAGTTCAAAAAAAGGCACGCCGAAAAATTTTTGAAAGACGGTGCCAAACTTAAAGCATATGTTTTTTTTAAAGGACGCTCGATAGTATACAAAGACCAAGGAGAGATTTTACTCTTAAGATTGGCATCTGAACTTGAAGAAATTGGCAAAGTAGAACAAATGCCAAGGTTGGAGGGAAAGCGAATGACAATGTTCATTGCTCCCAAAACCAAAAAGTAA
- the rpmI gene encoding 50S ribosomal protein L35: MPKQKTKSSAKKRFKLTGTGKIKRKHAFKSHILTKKSKKRKLALTHSTLVHDADVNSIKEQLRLK; the protein is encoded by the coding sequence ATGCCTAAACAGAAAACAAAATCCAGTGCCAAAAAGCGATTTAAGCTGACTGGGACCGGTAAAATCAAAAGAAAGCATGCTTTTAAGAGCCACATCTTAACGAAGAAGTCAAAAAAGCGCAAGCTTGCACTAACACATTCAACATTGGTACACGATGCGGATGTAAACAGTATTAAAGAACAATTACGTTTAAAGTAA
- the rplT gene encoding 50S ribosomal protein L20 has protein sequence MPRSVNSVASRARRKKVMKQAKGYFGRRKNVWTVAKNAVEKAMLYAYRDRRNKKRNFRALWITRINAGARMHGMSYSQFMGKLKANNVDLNRKVLADLAMNHPDAFKAIIEKVK, from the coding sequence ATGCCAAGATCAGTAAATTCAGTTGCTTCAAGAGCTCGTAGAAAAAAAGTCATGAAGCAAGCCAAAGGTTACTTTGGAAGACGTAAAAATGTTTGGACAGTAGCCAAGAATGCGGTTGAAAAAGCAATGTTATACGCTTACAGAGACCGTAGGAACAAAAAGAGGAACTTTCGTGCCCTTTGGATAACACGTATCAATGCCGGTGCAAGAATGCACGGGATGTCCTACTCACAATTTATGGGTAAACTAAAGGCCAATAATGTAGACTTAAACCGCAAGGTTTTAGCAGATTTGGCCATGAATCATCCTGATGCTTTTAAAGCCATCATCGAAAAAGTAAAATAA
- a CDS encoding secondary thiamine-phosphate synthase enzyme YjbQ produces the protein MQLFQKKIKLPAYKRGFHLITKIVIDTMPEIKNISIGMVQVFIKHTSASLTINENADPTVRDDFESHFNQMVPENAPYFVHTYEGPDDMPAHIKTSLLGASVQIPITNGKLNLGLWQGIYLCEHRNNAMGRNLIVTGHGI, from the coding sequence ATGCAGCTGTTTCAGAAAAAAATAAAATTACCCGCTTACAAGAGGGGTTTTCATTTAATCACCAAAATAGTGATCGATACCATGCCCGAAATAAAAAATATTTCTATTGGAATGGTTCAGGTGTTTATAAAACACACTTCGGCAAGTTTAACGATAAACGAAAATGCAGACCCAACGGTACGTGACGATTTTGAAAGTCATTTTAATCAAATGGTACCCGAGAATGCACCCTATTTCGTACATACCTACGAAGGGCCCGATGATATGCCGGCACATATAAAAACCTCGTTATTGGGAGCATCTGTTCAAATTCCGATTACGAATGGAAAATTGAACTTAGGTTTATGGCAGGGTATTTACCTATGCGAGCATAGAAATAACGCCATGGGAAGAAACCTTATTGTTACAGGTCATGGTATATAA
- a CDS encoding HAD family hydrolase, translated as MDLSKIRMVVTDMDGTLLNSNHEVSSRFFELFEKLKENKIIFVAASGRQYNSIIDKLKPIKQDIIVIAENGGFAMKNGSEIVSTPLSNSKKNEVLKVLEDVPNVHPVLCSKDNAYVLQNSPLFLDKLKEYYTEFDILSDLKGFEKEILKIAVYHFESSEKYIYPAVKHFENDLKVKISGQNWVDVSSPNANKGYALQKVMNDHDIASDEIMVFGDYNNDLEMLALSDYSFAMANAHPNVKKAAKYTTKSNDDFGVEHILEKLLNKL; from the coding sequence ATGGATTTATCGAAAATAAGGATGGTGGTCACCGATATGGATGGTACACTATTAAATTCCAATCACGAGGTAAGCTCTAGGTTTTTTGAATTGTTCGAGAAACTAAAGGAAAACAAAATCATATTTGTAGCTGCCAGTGGCAGGCAGTACAATAGCATTATAGACAAATTAAAACCTATAAAGCAAGATATTATAGTTATAGCCGAAAATGGTGGGTTCGCCATGAAAAACGGTTCTGAAATCGTTTCAACACCCTTATCCAACAGTAAGAAAAATGAAGTTTTGAAGGTCTTGGAGGATGTACCCAATGTACACCCCGTGCTATGTAGCAAGGACAATGCTTATGTACTGCAAAACTCTCCCCTTTTTCTGGATAAATTAAAAGAGTATTATACGGAATTTGATATCCTATCGGATTTGAAGGGTTTTGAGAAGGAGATTCTTAAAATCGCCGTTTATCATTTTGAAAGCTCGGAAAAATACATTTACCCCGCTGTAAAACATTTTGAAAACGATTTAAAGGTCAAAATTTCAGGTCAAAACTGGGTAGATGTTTCAAGCCCCAATGCCAACAAGGGGTATGCACTTCAAAAAGTGATGAATGACCACGATATTGCATCTGATGAAATTATGGTTTTCGGAGATTACAACAATGATTTGGAAATGTTGGCATTATCGGATTATAGTTTTGCTATGGCCAATGCACACCCCAATGTTAAAAAGGCGGCCAAGTATACCACAAAAAGCAATGATGATTTTGGAGTGGAACACATTTTGGAAAAGTTATTGAACAAACTTTAA
- a CDS encoding asparagine synthetase B, whose translation MKKSLFSLFLFLFSLSTYASSILIPMDSESQKNHLKAYGITYWVLAKQQKVQWLLNYRGGSFLLPDGENIRKECQIRGVSFEILSDGQAQNILDEIGSPSKNQEAVILEKAPKVAVYSPKGNQPWDDAVTMVLTYAEIPYVTVYDEEVLGDKLALYDWLHLHHEDFTGQYGKFYGAYRAAPWYIEGKQQAEALATKLGYDKVSKEKSAVAEKIRKYVIGGGFMFAMCSATDSFDIALSAEGVDICEPMFDGDPSDANYQSRLDFKRTFAFTNFTLERNPLRYEFSSIDMTNKRNNVPKESDYFSLMDFSAKWDPVPTMLCQNHTTLVKGFMGQTTSFTRNEIKPTVMVLGENKLNSEARYIHGIKGKGFFTFYGGHDPEDYQHRVGDPKTELELHPNSPGYRLILNNVLFPAARKKKQKT comes from the coding sequence ATGAAAAAAAGTCTTTTTTCTCTTTTTCTTTTTCTGTTTTCTTTATCAACATATGCCTCTTCCATCTTGATTCCTATGGATTCGGAAAGTCAAAAAAACCATTTAAAGGCATATGGTATTACCTACTGGGTTTTGGCCAAACAACAAAAAGTACAGTGGTTGTTGAATTACCGCGGTGGCTCCTTTTTACTCCCCGATGGGGAAAATATTCGTAAAGAATGTCAAATACGAGGTGTTTCCTTCGAAATTTTGTCAGATGGTCAAGCACAAAATATTTTAGATGAAATTGGCAGTCCATCCAAAAATCAGGAAGCCGTAATTCTCGAAAAAGCTCCTAAAGTTGCCGTATACTCTCCAAAGGGGAATCAACCTTGGGACGATGCCGTGACCATGGTTTTGACCTATGCGGAAATACCCTACGTTACGGTATACGACGAAGAGGTATTGGGCGATAAATTGGCTTTGTATGATTGGCTACATTTGCATCACGAAGATTTTACTGGGCAATATGGCAAGTTTTACGGGGCATACCGTGCAGCACCCTGGTACATCGAAGGAAAGCAGCAAGCGGAAGCTTTGGCGACTAAACTGGGCTATGACAAGGTCTCGAAGGAGAAAAGTGCAGTAGCTGAAAAAATTAGAAAATATGTGATAGGTGGTGGATTTATGTTTGCCATGTGTTCGGCCACGGATAGTTTTGACATTGCACTGTCCGCCGAAGGAGTGGATATTTGTGAACCCATGTTCGATGGGGACCCATCCGATGCCAATTATCAAAGTCGTTTGGATTTTAAGAGGACATTCGCATTTACCAATTTTACATTGGAGCGCAATCCCTTGCGATACGAATTTTCTTCAATTGACATGACCAACAAAAGGAACAATGTCCCCAAAGAGTCGGATTATTTTTCTTTGATGGATTTTTCTGCCAAATGGGACCCGGTCCCTACCATGTTGTGCCAAAACCATACGACTTTGGTCAAAGGATTTATGGGGCAAACGACATCATTTACAAGAAACGAGATAAAGCCTACCGTTATGGTATTGGGGGAAAATAAATTGAATAGTGAAGCCCGGTACATTCACGGTATCAAAGGCAAAGGTTTTTTTACATTCTACGGTGGTCATGATCCAGAAGACTATCAACATAGGGTGGGCGACCCAAAAACGGAATTGGAATTACACCCTAATTCACCCGGCTATCGTTTAATATTGAACAATGTACTGTTTCCTGCGGCCAGAAAAAAGAAACAGAAGACTTAA
- the dnaB gene encoding replicative DNA helicase, translating into MEKPSPIIGRKIDTSAIINLERGKIPPQAVDLEEVVLGAMMIDKKGVDEVIDILHPDVFYKDSHRFIYEAIFKLFETSEPVDLLTVSTQLKKDGRLEGVGGDFYLIKLTQKVASSAHIEFHARIILQKYIQRSLIKISNEIIEDAYDDGTDVFDLLDHAESKLYDVTQGNLKRSAETAQNLVIQAKKRIEEIANKEGLSGIPSGFDKLDKLTSGWQPSDLVIVAARPGMGKTALTLSMARNIAVNSEIPVAFFSLEMSSVQLITRLISSETGLSSEKLRTGRLEKHEWEQLNVKVKTLEKAPLFIDDTPSLSIFDLRAKARRLASQHGIKMIIIDYLQLMTAGGSQKGGNREQEISTISRNLKALAKELNVPVIALSQLSRAVETRGGSKRPILSDLRESGAIEQDADIVSFIYRPEYYKIDEWDDEERTPTQGQAEFIVAKHRNGGLDNIRLKFIGNLGKFDNLDDFDSPFEFQSKMNGGDDNPFLTKNLPDANEAFGSSMNDGLNSDDDNDVPF; encoded by the coding sequence ATGGAGAAACCCAGCCCTATTATTGGACGTAAAATAGATACATCAGCCATTATCAACTTGGAGAGGGGTAAAATACCGCCTCAAGCTGTTGATTTAGAAGAAGTTGTGTTAGGCGCAATGATGATAGACAAAAAGGGGGTAGATGAAGTAATAGATATCTTACATCCTGATGTTTTCTATAAAGATTCACATCGGTTTATCTATGAAGCTATATTCAAATTATTTGAAACTTCCGAACCGGTAGATTTATTAACCGTTTCTACCCAGTTAAAGAAAGATGGCCGTTTGGAGGGCGTAGGTGGTGATTTTTACCTTATTAAGCTCACGCAAAAAGTGGCTTCTTCGGCCCATATCGAGTTTCACGCCAGGATTATATTGCAAAAGTATATTCAGCGCAGTCTAATAAAAATATCCAACGAAATTATTGAGGATGCCTATGATGACGGTACCGATGTTTTTGACCTTCTGGATCACGCCGAATCCAAGTTGTACGACGTTACGCAGGGTAATTTAAAACGCTCTGCAGAAACGGCACAAAATCTGGTAATCCAAGCCAAAAAACGTATCGAGGAAATCGCCAATAAAGAAGGTTTGAGTGGTATACCTTCCGGATTTGACAAATTGGACAAGTTAACATCGGGCTGGCAACCTAGTGATTTGGTCATTGTAGCAGCAAGACCCGGTATGGGTAAAACGGCCCTCACGCTCTCGATGGCCAGGAACATAGCGGTAAATTCTGAAATACCGGTTGCCTTCTTTTCGCTCGAAATGTCATCTGTACAGCTGATAACGCGATTGATATCTTCCGAGACTGGACTTTCCTCAGAGAAGTTGAGGACAGGTAGGTTGGAAAAGCACGAATGGGAACAGTTAAACGTAAAGGTGAAAACCTTGGAAAAGGCACCATTGTTTATTGATGATACTCCTTCATTATCCATTTTTGACCTGCGTGCAAAAGCGAGACGACTGGCCTCCCAGCACGGTATTAAAATGATAATTATCGATTATTTGCAGTTAATGACCGCAGGTGGAAGCCAAAAAGGAGGAAACAGGGAGCAGGAAATTTCTACCATATCTAGAAACTTAAAGGCTTTGGCGAAAGAATTGAATGTGCCCGTAATCGCACTTTCCCAATTGTCTAGGGCGGTTGAGACCCGTGGCGGCAGTAAAAGACCCATATTGTCCGATTTAAGGGAATCCGGGGCCATTGAGCAAGATGCGGATATCGTATCTTTTATTTATCGTCCCGAATATTATAAAATAGATGAATGGGATGACGAGGAAAGAACACCCACCCAAGGTCAGGCCGAATTTATAGTGGCAAAACACAGGAACGGTGGTTTGGATAATATCAGGTTAAAGTTTATCGGTAACCTTGGTAAGTTTGATAATTTGGATGATTTTGATTCTCCTTTTGAATTTCAATCCAAAATGAACGGGGGTGATGACAACCCTTTCCTTACCAAAAACCTTCCCGATGCCAATGAGGCTTTTGGCAGCTCTATGAACGACGGTCTTAATTCGGATGACGATAACGACGTGCCCTTTTAG
- a CDS encoding acetyl-CoA carboxylase carboxyltransferase subunit alpha yields MEYLDFELPIKELEDQLDKCMVIGEESDVDVSETCKQIEKKLAETRKEIYKNLTAWQRVQLSRHPNRPYTLDYINAICGDTFLELHGDRSVKDDKAMIGGLGKIGDQSYMFVGQQKGYNTKTRQYRNFGMANPEGYRKALRLMKSAEKFNIPVVCLIDTPGAYPGIEAEERGQGEAIARNILEMTRLKVPIIVVIIGEGASGGALGIGVGDKVLMLENTWYSVISPESCSSILWRSWEYKEIAAEALKLTATDMKRLKIIDEIVREPAGGAHSNREKTFETVKNKISSHYEELKKLSPKELVNTRMEKYANMGVFNG; encoded by the coding sequence ATGGAGTATTTGGATTTTGAATTGCCTATAAAGGAATTGGAAGACCAGTTGGACAAGTGTATGGTCATTGGGGAAGAAAGTGATGTAGATGTTTCCGAGACTTGTAAGCAAATTGAAAAAAAACTGGCAGAAACCAGAAAGGAGATATATAAAAACCTTACCGCATGGCAACGTGTGCAACTTTCTAGACACCCGAACAGGCCCTACACGCTAGACTATATCAATGCGATATGTGGCGATACGTTCTTAGAACTTCATGGCGATAGAAGTGTCAAGGACGATAAGGCCATGATCGGTGGGCTGGGAAAAATCGGTGATCAAAGTTATATGTTCGTTGGCCAACAAAAAGGATATAACACAAAGACCCGACAATATCGAAATTTCGGAATGGCGAATCCCGAAGGCTATAGAAAAGCCTTGCGTCTAATGAAGTCGGCCGAAAAGTTCAATATACCAGTAGTCTGTTTAATCGACACTCCGGGAGCTTACCCGGGTATTGAGGCCGAGGAGCGTGGCCAAGGCGAGGCCATTGCCAGAAATATATTGGAAATGACACGCCTAAAAGTACCTATCATCGTTGTAATCATAGGCGAAGGTGCTTCAGGAGGGGCATTGGGAATAGGTGTTGGTGATAAAGTTTTGATGTTGGAAAATACCTGGTACTCCGTAATCTCGCCTGAATCCTGTTCGTCTATCCTTTGGAGAAGCTGGGAGTATAAAGAGATTGCAGCCGAAGCTTTAAAACTTACGGCTACCGATATGAAAAGATTAAAAATAATAGATGAAATCGTACGCGAACCGGCAGGTGGTGCGCATAGCAACCGTGAGAAAACATTTGAGACCGTAAAAAACAAAATTTCTTCCCATTACGAAGAACTAAAAAAGTTATCCCCAAAAGAATTGGTCAATACCCGAATGGAAAAATATGCCAATATGGGAGTTTTTAACGGATGA
- a CDS encoding DMT family transporter: MPNDKLKNYLHLHLIVFIWGFTALLGKLISIAALPLVWYRMLLASLIIGVYLWIKKVSLKVGVKTLCTMIFVGIVIALHWVTFFMAIKVSNVSIALATMSTGAFFTAFLEPVLYKRKIIWYEICFGILVIVGLYIIFQVETEYLHGIILALVSSFLAAIFSLMNGKLVKHQKPSIISFYELFGGVVFLTIYLLGMQSFTTDFFSLAHTDWIYIFILASACTAYAFIASVKVMRFISPYTVMLTVNLEPIYGMLLAFIVLGESEKMTPLFYLGGLLILLTVVANGVLKNKLRQKQT; this comes from the coding sequence ATGCCAAACGATAAGCTCAAGAATTACCTTCATCTTCATCTTATAGTTTTTATTTGGGGCTTCACGGCCTTATTGGGCAAACTTATTTCCATAGCTGCCCTACCTTTGGTTTGGTATCGTATGTTATTGGCATCTTTAATCATAGGTGTTTATCTGTGGATAAAAAAAGTATCGCTAAAGGTAGGGGTCAAAACCCTATGTACAATGATTTTCGTTGGTATCGTCATAGCTTTGCACTGGGTCACTTTTTTTATGGCCATAAAGGTTTCCAATGTTTCAATAGCATTGGCCACAATGTCTACCGGTGCTTTTTTTACGGCGTTTTTGGAGCCGGTATTATACAAAAGGAAGATCATTTGGTATGAAATATGTTTTGGAATATTGGTAATCGTTGGCCTGTATATCATCTTTCAGGTGGAGACAGAATATTTGCATGGCATTATTCTAGCGTTGGTTTCCTCTTTTTTAGCTGCAATTTTTTCTTTGATGAACGGTAAACTCGTCAAACATCAAAAACCATCTATTATTTCGTTTTATGAGCTTTTTGGTGGAGTCGTTTTCCTGACCATATATCTGCTGGGTATGCAGAGCTTTACGACAGATTTTTTTAGTTTGGCCCATACAGATTGGATCTATATTTTCATTTTGGCATCGGCATGCACGGCATATGCGTTTATCGCATCGGTAAAAGTAATGCGTTTTATCAGCCCCTATACCGTAATGCTAACGGTAAATTTGGAACCCATATACGGTATGTTATTGGCTTTTATTGTTTTGGGTGAGTCAGAAAAAATGACCCCACTTTTTTATTTGGGTGGGTTGCTTATATTGCTTACCGTGGTGGCCAATGGCGTCCTTAAGAACAAATTGAGACAAAAACAAACGTGA
- a CDS encoding LptF/LptG family permease — MTILDKYILKRYLVTFSVMLLLFIPIGIMANLAEQVGRMIDNEAPLNEIVYYYACFTVYIGSLLFPIFLFLSIIFFTSKLAGNTEIVAILSSGVSYGRFLRPYLIGATIIATIMFFMGMFLVPRASEGYNAFRYEYLKKGKADRVTSNIFNQLNENDYLYVSSFDPARQIGYNFTLEHFNGDQLEYKISAANIRWVEKDSTYRLTSYHKRTLENNQEIVETKRRLDTIFNFKIDDLTPVSYIAETKNIFELNDFIDAQRKKGASNINTYVLVKYKRWALPISAFILTVIAVAVSSVKRRGGMGINLAFGIGIAFIYIFFDKVFGTLAEQSGFPPLWAVVIPNLFFGILGVYLLKNAKR; from the coding sequence TTGACAATTCTTGACAAGTACATATTAAAACGATATCTGGTCACCTTCTCGGTAATGCTTTTGCTTTTTATCCCGATAGGGATAATGGCGAATTTGGCGGAGCAAGTGGGCCGTATGATCGATAATGAAGCCCCGCTTAATGAAATCGTATATTATTATGCTTGTTTTACGGTATATATAGGTAGTCTTTTGTTTCCTATTTTTTTATTTCTTTCCATCATTTTTTTTACCTCAAAGTTGGCCGGTAATACAGAAATTGTTGCGATACTGAGCTCAGGGGTTTCTTATGGTAGGTTTTTACGTCCATATCTTATAGGTGCCACTATAATTGCCACAATTATGTTTTTCATGGGAATGTTCTTGGTGCCAAGGGCCAGCGAGGGTTATAATGCCTTTAGGTATGAATATCTCAAAAAGGGGAAGGCGGACAGGGTTACCAGCAATATATTCAATCAATTGAATGAAAATGACTATTTGTATGTAAGTAGCTTTGATCCGGCACGGCAAATAGGGTATAATTTTACCTTGGAACACTTTAATGGGGATCAGTTGGAGTACAAGATTTCTGCTGCAAACATAAGATGGGTCGAAAAAGACAGTACCTACAGGCTTACTTCATACCATAAACGTACTTTGGAAAACAATCAGGAAATCGTAGAAACAAAAAGACGTTTGGATACCATATTCAATTTCAAGATTGATGACCTTACCCCGGTATCTTATATAGCCGAGACCAAGAACATTTTTGAGTTGAACGATTTTATTGATGCGCAAAGAAAAAAAGGGGCTTCCAATATAAACACCTATGTTTTGGTAAAATATAAAAGATGGGCTTTGCCAATATCTGCCTTTATTTTGACCGTTATTGCCGTTGCCGTGTCCTCGGTAAAGCGAAGAGGCGGTATGGGAATAAATTTGGCTTTTGGGATAGGTATCGCATTTATTTATATATTTTTTGATAAGGTATTCGGTACTTTGGCCGAACAATCGGGTTTCCCACCATTGTGGGCCGTGGTAATACCTAATTTGTTTTTTGGTATTTTGGGCGTTTATTTATTAAAGAATGCCAAACGATAA
- the tgt gene encoding tRNA guanosine(34) transglycosylase Tgt, whose product MKFTLQHTDPKSKARAGEMITDHGKIETPIFMPVGTVASVKGVHQRELKDEINPDIILGNTYHLFLRPKTPILKQAGGLHKFMGWDRNILTDSGGYQVYSLSGNRKIKEEGVKFKSHIDGSMHMFTPENVMEIQRVIGADIIMAFDECTPYPCEYNYAKRSMHMTHRWLERCIAHLKKVPFAYDYAQTFFPIVQGSTYKDLRRQSAEYIAGVGAEGNAIGGLSVGEPAEEMYAMTDVVCEVLPEDKPRYLMGVGTPINILENIALGIDMFDCVMPTRNARNGMLFTAHGTINIKNKKWEDDFSPLDEMGITFVDLEYSKAYLRHLFAANEYLGKQIATIHNLGFYLWLTRTARKHILAGDFREWKDAMVKQMDKRL is encoded by the coding sequence TTGAAATTTACCTTACAACATACCGACCCTAAGAGCAAGGCCCGTGCCGGGGAGATGATAACGGACCATGGCAAGATAGAGACACCTATTTTTATGCCCGTGGGTACAGTAGCATCGGTCAAAGGGGTACATCAAAGAGAATTAAAGGACGAAATAAATCCCGACATCATTTTGGGAAATACATACCATCTTTTTCTCAGGCCTAAAACACCCATTTTAAAACAGGCTGGCGGACTTCATAAGTTCATGGGTTGGGACAGGAATATTCTTACGGATAGTGGTGGATATCAAGTGTATTCCCTGTCTGGAAACCGGAAAATCAAAGAAGAAGGGGTAAAGTTCAAATCGCATATCGACGGCTCTATGCACATGTTCACCCCCGAAAACGTAATGGAAATTCAACGTGTCATAGGCGCGGACATCATAATGGCCTTTGATGAATGTACCCCTTACCCATGCGAATATAACTATGCAAAACGTTCTATGCACATGACGCATAGGTGGTTAGAGCGTTGTATCGCCCACTTGAAAAAGGTGCCGTTCGCATACGATTATGCCCAGACTTTTTTCCCCATAGTACAAGGTTCAACATACAAAGATTTACGAAGACAATCAGCTGAATATATTGCCGGGGTAGGGGCCGAAGGTAATGCCATAGGGGGATTATCGGTAGGGGAACCGGCAGAAGAGATGTATGCCATGACCGATGTGGTCTGCGAAGTATTGCCAGAAGATAAACCCAGGTACCTCATGGGAGTGGGAACACCCATAAACATATTGGAAAATATAGCCCTGGGCATTGATATGTTCGATTGTGTAATGCCTACCCGAAATGCAAGAAACGGCATGCTTTTTACAGCTCACGGTACCATCAACATAAAAAACAAAAAGTGGGAAGATGATTTCTCCCCCTTGGATGAAATGGGTATCACTTTTGTGGATTTGGAATATTCAAAAGCTTATCTAAGGCATCTTTTTGCGGCAAATGAATATTTGGGCAAACAAATAGCGACCATACATAACCTCGGTTTTTATCTTTGGTTGACCCGAACGGCAAGAAAACATATTTTAGCTGGGGATTTTAGGGAGTGGAAGGATGCTATGGTAAAACAAATGGACAAAAGATTGTAG
- a CDS encoding transketolase, giving the protein MANIMELENLATQVRRDILRMVHKVNSGHPGGSLGCTEFFVVLYNEMMELKDGFDMNGIGEDLFFLSNGHISPVFYSVLARKGYFPIEELNTFRLIDSRLQGHPTTHEGLPGVRIASGSLGQGMSVAIGAAQAKKLNKDSHLIYSLHGDGELQEGQNWEAIMYAAGKKVDNLICTIDLNGQQIDGSTDTVMPMGDLKVKFEAFGWDVMEIKNGNNIEAVLNGMADAKQRTGKGKPVCVLLHTIMGHGVDFMMHTHAWHGKAPNDEQLENALSQNAETLGDY; this is encoded by the coding sequence ATGGCCAATATTATGGAATTAGAAAATCTTGCGACACAGGTAAGAAGAGATATTTTACGAATGGTACACAAGGTAAATTCAGGGCATCCCGGGGGTTCTTTGGGCTGTACGGAATTCTTTGTTGTACTCTACAATGAAATGATGGAGTTGAAAGATGGTTTTGACATGAATGGAATTGGAGAAGACCTTTTCTTTTTGTCCAACGGTCATATTTCCCCGGTTTTCTACAGTGTTTTGGCCAGAAAAGGATACTTTCCTATCGAAGAATTGAACACATTTAGATTAATAGATTCCCGTTTACAAGGGCACCCTACAACCCATGAGGGCCTCCCGGGCGTTCGCATAGCATCCGGCTCTCTAGGTCAGGGCATGTCGGTCGCCATTGGTGCGGCCCAAGCCAAAAAGCTCAACAAGGACAGCCATCTCATTTACTCACTGCACGGTGACGGAGAATTACAGGAAGGTCAAAATTGGGAGGCCATTATGTACGCTGCCGGAAAAAAGGTGGATAATCTTATTTGTACCATTGATTTGAACGGACAACAAATAGATGGTTCTACCGATACCGTAATGCCCATGGGAGACCTAAAAGTTAAATTTGAGGCTTTTGGTTGGGACGTGATGGAAATAAAAAATGGTAACAATATAGAAGCTGTTCTCAACGGAATGGCCGATGCCAAACAAAGAACCGGAAAGGGTAAACCGGTATGTGTGCTTTTGCATACCATAATGGGGCACGGCGTTGATTTTATGATGCACACCCACGCTTGGCATGGTAAAGCACCAAACGATGAGCAACTAGAGAATGCATTATCACAAAATGCCGAAACTTTGGGAGACTATTAG